Part of the Sinomonas atrocyanea genome is shown below.
TTTGTGGCGCACGGCGCACGACGACGGCGCCGCACCCCGCGCGAGGCGAGGTGCGGCGCCGTCGTGCCCACCCGGGACCGGTCCCCGTGACGAGCCGGTCCCCGGACGTGGCGCATCGGGCGCTGGTCAGGCCTCGATGATGTTCTTCTCCGGGCCGAACGGGAACTTGGTGATGTTCTCGACCGTGTCCTCGCCGATCACGAGGATGTCGTGCTCGCGGTAGCCACCGGCACCCGGGAGGCCGTCGGCGACCGTGATCATCGGCTCCATCGACACGACCATGCCCGGCTCGAGCACCGTCTCGATGTCCTCGCGGAGCTCGAGGCCGGCCTCGCGGCCGTAGTAGTGCGAGAGGACGCCGAACGAGTGGCCGTAGCCGAACGTGCGGTTGGCGAGCAGGCCGTGGGAGATGTAGATCTCGTTCAGCTCGGCGGCGATGTCCTTGCAGACGGCGCCGGGCTTGATGAGCTCGAGGCCGCGGCGGTGGACCTCGACGTTGATGTTCCACAGCTCGAGCGAGCGCTCGTCCGGCTGGCCCAGGAAGAGGGTCCGCTCGAGGGCCGTGTAGTAGCCGGAGGTCATCGGGAAGCAGTTGAGGGAGAGGATGTCCCCCTTCTGCAGCTTCCGGGTGGTGGCCCAGTTGTGGGCGCCGTCGGTGTTGATGCCGGACTGGAACCACACCCAGGTGTCGCGGACCTCGCGCTCTGGGAACGTCCTGGCGATCTCGTGGACCATCGCCTCGGTGCCGATGAGGGCCACCTCGTACTCGCTGATGCCCTCGCGGATCGCGCTGCGGATGGCCTCGCCGCCGAGGTCGCCGATGCGGGCGCCGTGCTTGATGACCTCGATCTCCTCGGCGGACTTGATCATGCGCTGGCGCATGGCGTCCTGGGAGACGTCGAGGAGCTCGGCGCCGGGGAAGGCGGCGGCGATCTTCTCGCGGGTCAGGGTCGGGAGCGCGTCGTCCTCGACACCGAGGCGGGCGGCCTTGACGCCGCGCTGGCGCAGGGCCTCCTGCAGGCCGAAGTAGAAGTTGTCCCGGCGCCAGTCGGTGTAGACGATGTTCTCGCCGTAGGAGGTGCGCCACGGCATGCCGGCGTCGATGTTCGCCGTGACCGTGACCGAGTCGTCAGCGGTGACGACCAGGGCGTAGTTGCGGCCGAACGTCGTGTACAGGAAGTCCGAGTAGTACTTGATGCCGTGGTAGCTCGTCAGGATGACCGCGTCCAGCTCCTTGGCGGCCATGATCTGACGGAGGCCGGCCAGGCGGCGTTCGAACTCGGCGTCGGAGAACGTCAGCGTGCCCTTGGTGCCGTTGTGGAGGACCTTGAGGCGCTCGAGCTCGGCGACGTTCGTGACGGCGGTGTCGATGGACATGGGAGTCTCCTTTTCAGGGGTTGTGTTGCGTCGGTTTCAGGTGGGTCAGGGAAGTCAGCGGGCGAGCGGCCTGCGGGAGGTCTCCTTGGCGCACAGCACGGCGATGAGCGAGACGATGGCCGCCGCCACGAGGTACCAGGCGGGCGCCAGCTTGGTGTGCAGGACGCCGATCAGCAGGGTCGCCATGAAGGGCGCCGTGCCGCCGAAGACGGCGTTGGCGAGGTTGAAGCTCACGGCGAAGCCGGAGTACCGGATCCGGGTCGGGAACAGCTCCGCGAGGAAGCTCGGGAGCGTTCCGTCGTTGAGGGTGAGCATCGCGCCGAGGAAGACCTCGACGAGCAGGATCACCGCGAAGTTGCCGGTGTCCAGGAGCATGAACGCCGGGACGGTGAGCAGGATGAACAGGACCGAGGCCGTCAGGAGCACGCGCTTGCGGCCGAATCGGTCCGACGCCAGCCCCGTGAGGAAGATGAAGCCGATGTAGGTCAGCAGCGCGATCGTGGTCGCGAAGAAGGACTCCGTGGCGCCGAAGCCCAGCTCGGTCGAGAGGTAGGTGGGCATGTAGGAGAGGATCACGTAGAAGCCGACGGCGTTGAGCAGCACGGCGCCGACCGCGAGCAGGAGCGAGCGCCAGTGCTTGACGAACATGTCCTTGACCGGCGCGTGGATGACCTCGTCCTCCGCCGCGAGTTCGCGGAACACCGGGGTGTCCTCGAGCTTGGTGCGGATGTACCGGCCGATCAGGCCCATCGGCGCCGCGAGCAGGAAGGGCAGGCGCCAGCCCCACGCGGCCATCTGGGCGTCGCTGAGGACGATCGAGAGCAGGGCCGCGAGGAGCGAGCCGAGCAGCAGGCCGGCGGCCGTGGAGGCGGGGACGACCGCGGCGTAGAGGCCGCGCCGGTGGGCCGGGGCGTACTCGACCAGGAAGGCCGAGGCGCCCGCGTACTCGCCGGCGGCGGAGAAGCCCTGGATGACGCGGATCACGAGGAGGGTGATCGGGGCGCCGACGCCGATCATGGCGTACGGCGGGATGAGGGCGATGCAGAACGTCGCACCGCTCATGATCAGGATGGACAGGGAGAGGGCCGTGCGGCGGCCGAGCCGGTCGCCGATGTGGCCCCACACGAAGCCGCCGAGCGGGCGGACGAAGAAGGAGATGGCGAAGACGGCGAAGGTCGCCAGCAGGGCCGTCTGCCTGTCGGAGTCGGGGAAGAATGCCGCCGCGATCGTGGAGGCGAGGTAGCCGTAGACCGCGTAGTCGAACCACTCGACGAAGTTGCCGATGAAGCTGCCCCACAGGACCCGGCGGCGGGCGTCTTTGCCGATGCCGCCGGGTGCTGCCGAGGAGGGCTGTCCGTTCAGCGACACGTCGGCCTCGAGCCCTGCGCTGGTCGGGGCTGCCAGGCGGGGGGAGTGTTCAGTGCTCATGGAAAACCACCAGAAGCTTGGGGTTGCGTTTACCGCAACTCGGTTGCACCAGAGTACGTGTGGTCTGGGTCACGGTCAATAACTCGCACCAAAGTTGCGTTCGTTGCAACTAGATGACGGCGAGCGGGGCGGTGGAGCGCAGCTCAGCGTCCACCTCCGCCGCGAGGGCAGCGGACGTCCGTTCGAGGAGCAGGGCGCCGGCCTCCCTCGACGCCGCCGCGCCCGAGGACAGGCACCCCGACGCCGGCGTCAGCTCGGCGCGCACCGGCAGGACGTCGTACTTGGGCAGCTGCGCGGCCGGGAGGTCCATGACCCTCTCCAGCTGCACCCCCTCGGGGTGGAGGTGGAGCATGAGCGAGGTCTCGAGGACGCCGCCGTGCTCCACGTCCCAGCCGGGGAAGGCGCCCCGGTAGATTTCCTCGATCGTGCCCTCGTCCACGAAGTCCCAGTAGGAGAGCAGGAGCGCCGAGACGTCCTGGCCGCGCAGGGCCAGCTCGGACGTGGCCTGCTCGACGCCCTCGTAGAGGAACTGGTAGTTCTCGAAGTGGCCGTTGAGGAAGACGAGCCGGCGGGCGCCGTGCCGGGCGAACTCGAGGGTGAGCGTGCGGGCGATCGAGATGAGCGTCGTCGCATCCAGGCTCGTCGTGCCGCCGAGGTGGTTTCCGCCGCCCGAGCGCTGCTGCGACTTGTAGCCGTACACGATCGGCGCCGCGACCAGGCCGCCGACGGCCTCGGCCAGCCGCTCGCTCATGGCCCGGGACAGGACGACGTCCGTGTTCAGCGGCAGGTGCGGGCCGTGCTGCTCGATCGAGCCCACGGGGATGACGATCGGTGCGCCCGCCGCGATGGCCTCGCGGTAGGTGAAGGCATCGATCTCCTCCATGAAGACGCTGCTGGGCATGGCTCCTCCTGGGAAGGGGGTGGTGGGTGTCGGTGGGCCGGCGGCGGGCGGGGCCCGCCGCCGGCGGTGATGGCAGCGCGCCGGGGGCTATGGGGCCACGGCGGCGGGCGAGCCGGCGGGCGACGCCGGGTGCTCGCCGTCGTGCGCCGAGGCGTCGCCGTGGGAGGCGAGGTACTCCTCGTCGCTCACGTCCGCCCGGATGCCGAGCGGCACGCCGTGGTGGATGCGGCTCTTGAACCGCGGGTAGCCGAGGGCGAGGTAGAGCAGGCCCGAGGTGAGGGTCCCGGCGAGCCAGGAGAGGTCCACGCCGCCCATCGCGGTGGCGACGGGGCCCTGGAGTGCCGGGTCTCCGCCGTACATGAACATCCAGGTCATGAACAGGCCGACCACGAAGGCGACGATCGCGATGGGGTTGACCGCCTTGAGGCGGGTGTCCTTCGGGTCCAGGAAGAGGTAGCCGAAGTTCTTGTGCCTGCGCTCGAAGACGAAGTAGTGGACCGCCATGATGCCGCCCCAGGTCGCGACCCACGCGACGATGGCGCCGAGCCAGCTGTCCAGGAGGGTCGCGAAGTCCTCGGCGAAGAGGAAGAAGATCACCGCGACCATGGACAGGCAGCCCACCACGATGGACAGGGCGCGGCGGCCGATGCGGATGTCGAGGGCCTGGGCGGCCACGCCGAACGTGTAGAGGTTGATGATGTTGGTGGCGATGGGGCCGTGGATCACGAGCAGGATCACCGGGATCGCCATGGCGCCGAAGCTCTTGACGATCAGCTCGCCCGGGTCCGCGGTGCCGTTCATGGTCGCCAGGCTCGCGCCGAGCAGGCCCAGCCACACGACCGGCAGGAACTGGCCCAGGACCGAGGTGAGGTAGAGCTTCTTCTTGGGGATGCTCTTGGAGACGAACCGGGAGTAGTCGGGCGCGTAGGTGAACCAGCCGATGCCCCAGCCGATGCCGATGGCGGTCATGATCCCGGACATCGCGGCGATGCGCTCGCCGCCGGTGAGGATCGCGCCGGCCGGACCGGCGTAGTGCCAGTCGATGGGCAGCTGCGTCCAGGCGATGATGGACATCGCGACGAGGACCAGGAGGGTGGGCGGCATGGTGATGCGCTCGAACTTCGCGATCGCGCCGTACCCGCGGTAGCAGATGGTGACCTGGATGCCCATGATGACGGCCGCGATGCCGATCTTCCAGGCCAGGTTCTGCTGTGTCGGGTCGACCCAGCCGATCATGCCGAAGAGGGCCATGACCAGGTCGAGGATGACCCAGGTGTTCACGGCGGACCAGCCCACGGCGACGAGGGCCTGGATCGCCGCGGGGAGGTAGGCGCCGCGGCGTCCGAACGCCCCGCGGGCCAGGAGCATGCCGGTCGCGCCGGTCTTCTGCCCGAGCAGGACGAAGAAGCCGAAGCCGACCATCCCGATGATGTTGCCGATGACGAGGACAGTCATCGTGTCCGCCAGACCGAGGCCCATGTTGATGCCGAGGGCGCCGAGGATCCAGTTGATGGGGGCAACGTTGGCCCCAGCCCAGATCCAGAACTGGCCGGAGACCTTGGTGGTGCGAGCTGACTCGGGGACGGGCTGCAGCACGTCTTCGACGACGTGGGTGGCGTCCTCAGTCTTGCTCTGAGTGCGAAGGCTCATGTGAGACTACTTTCTCGTGGTATTCGCTGGGGGAGCGAGTAGCCGGCTGCCTTCAAGCGTAGGTGTGTGGCCCGTCACCACCTAGACTCATTCTGTCGCCTACGGGGCGCATTCACCGTGACACTCTGTCACCCCTTCGGAGGTCTGTTGCCATGTCCCTGCCCCTGAGTTCCATCCTCGCCGGAGGCGTCTTGGCCGTGGGGGCGCCGGTGGTGGTGGGCGGCGGGGCACGGGTGGCCCAGGCCCGTGTCCGCTGGGTGCACTCGAGCGAGGTGCTCGAGATCGCGCCGCTGCTCTCCGGCGGGGAGCTGCTGCTCACCGGCGGCGCGGCGCTGCTCGCGCTCAAGCCGGCGGCGCAGGCCGAGTACGTGTGGAGCCTCGCCTCGCGCCGGGTCGCCGCACTCGCGGTCGAGACCGCGGGGACGGGGCGGCACCTGCCCGCCGAGCTGGTGGCCGCCGCTGATGAGGCCGGCCTGCCGCTCATCGAGCTGCGCCAGGTGGTCCCCTTCGTCGAGGTGGCCGAGGCCGTGAACCGGCGGATCGTCTCCGACCAGGTCACCTCCCTCCAGCTCGCGGACCGGCTCTCGCAGGCGCTCACCGAGCGGATCGCGAGCTCGGGCGCGCAGCTCGGGCCGCTCGTCGAGCTCATCGCCGAGACTCTGGGGCTGCACGCGCGCGTGGTCGACAGCCGCGGGGCCGTGCTCGCCTCCGGCGGCCCCGAGGCGCCCGAGGGCGCGCGCGGCCCGGACGCCGAACTCTCGGTGGGCGGGATCGGCGTGGCGCGTCTCGAGCTCGCGGGCGGCCCCGAGGCGGACACCGAGCTGCTCGAGACCGTGCTCGCGCGCGTGCGCAGCATCGTGGCGCTCGCCCTCGCGCAGCAGCACCGGCCGAGCCTGGCCAGGCTCGCCGAGGACGAGCTGCTGCGCCTCATCGGTGCTGGCGGCGGCGGCGACCGGCTCATCGAGCTCAGCCAGGCGGCCGGCATCCGTGCCGACCAGCCGGTGGCGATGGCGGTGGTGCGGCGGCCGGCCGACGGCCCCTCGGACATCGAGCAGCGGGCCCGCGCCGCCCTGCCCTCCGCGCTCCTGCTCGTGGACGGGGCGTGGGTGGACATCCTCATGCCCCTCGGTGGGGGCGGAGGCGAGGCCGAGCGCGAGCGGGTGCTCGGCCTCCTGCGCGAGGCCGTGGGCCGGGCCGGGCTCACGGGCGCCCTCGGGCCCACCGCGCCGTCCGTCCGCCAGGCGGCCTTCTCCCTCGCCGAGGCGCGCGCCACGTGGCGGCTGGGGCGCTCGTCCAAGTGGACCGACGCGATCCACGACGCTGCCGACTTCCTCGTGGAGCGCGTGGCCGAGAGGTCGCTCACCCGCGGTGCCGTGGACTCGATCGTCGAGGAGTCCCTCGGCGAGCTGATCCGGCTCGACCAGCGCACGGGCGGGGAACTGGTGCGCACCCTGGACGTGTGGATCACCGCCGGGTGCAACGCCTCGGAGGCGGCCGAGGTCCTCTTCCTCGAGCGCCAGTCGCTGCACAAGCGGCTCCGGCGCATCTTCGCGGCCATCGGCGGCGACCCCCGCGGCCGCGGGAAGCTCGGTGCGCTCGCCTTCGCGGTCAAGCTGGTCCGCGGCAACGCCCAGCTCCGCGAGGACCCCCGCCCCTGACCCGGCCTCTGACCCCGCCCGCCTTCCCCCTCCCGTTCTCCCCGTTTCGGGCACGCATCTCGTCGCGAATCTGGCGTTCCGGGTACGACGGCGGCCGCGGCCTCCCGGAGGCGGCGCCGGCCTTGGCGGCACGTCGGACCGGCGGACCCTGCCTCCGGGTGCACAGTGGGACCATGCAGCACGTGATACAGCTCCTTGCGGCCCTGGCGAACGGCCGTGCCCGCACGCGCTTCGCCCAGGTGGCCCTGGCAGGGGAGGCGGGCACCCCCGCAGATGCCGCAGCGGACCGGCTGCTGCGCGCCGCCGGGGTGCTCGAGGACCTCCCCGGCGGTGCCGTGAAGGTCGACGAGGCCGCGCTCGCGGCGCTGCTGGGAGAGGCCCGTGCCGCTGTCCCGTCCCGGCCCGCCGGGAAGGTAGACCTCCTCCCGCGCCAGCGTGCCCTGCGCATCCAGGTCCTGCGGGAGCTTGCCGCTGCGGTCCTCGGCGAGGACGAGCGCATCCCCGAACGCGAGCTCAATGCCCGCCTCGGCGAGCGCGCCCTCGACATCCCCGGGGTGCGCCGTGCCCTGGTGGACGAGGGGATCGTGGCCAGGGAGGCCGACGGCAGTGCGTACTGGCGGCCCGGCGAAGGCTGACCCCGATCGCGGCACACCGCCTTCCGGGCACGGACAGACGCCCCGCCGCCAGGGAGGACGCTTCAGCGCGTCCTCTGGGCGACAGGGCGTCTCGCGGGGCGAGCGGCGCTCAGGCGCGCTGGGAGGCGGAGCCGTGCGGCGCCGTCGTGCGTCCGTCCAGTGGTCGGTGCGCCGTCTCCGGGAGCAACCACGCCGCGATGAGCGCCCCGGCGGCGATGAGGGTCAGGTAGATCGCGGGCGCCATGGGGTTGCCGGTGGTCGCGATGAGCCACGTCGCCACGAACGGCGCGGTCCCGCCGAACACGGCATAGCTCACGTTGTACGTGATGGCCGACGCCGTGTAGCGCACCTCGGTGGGGAAGACCTCCGAGAGCAGCACGGCCGTGACGACGTTCGCGGTCACGGCGCCGACCGCGAGGAGCGCCTGCCCCCCGAGTGCCGCGCCGAAGGTCCCGCCGGAGGCGAGGAGGTAAGCAGGGATGGCGAGGCCACCGAGCAGGAGCGACGACGCGGCCATGGTGGGCTTGCGCCCGATCCGGTCGCACACCCTGCCCAAGACCGGGGCGAGGGCCGCGGCGAACCCGAGCGCGATGACGTTGCTGAACAGCACGAGGTCGGCGGGCATCTTCACGACCTCGCGCAGGAACGTGGTCATGTACGTGGAGAACGTGTAGAAGCTCAGGGCGGTGAGGGCGATGTACCCGCCCAGGATGAGCATCGGGCGCCACTGGAGGGCGAACGTCCGGCGGAGGGGAGCGTGCTCCTTGCCGCGCTGCGCTTCGAGGGCCGCCTGGAAGACCGGCGACTCGTCGAGCCGGCGCCGAATGTAGAACGCCACGATCCCCAGGGGCGCGGCGACGAGGAACGGAATGCGCCAGCCCCACGCGTTCATGGCGGCGGCACCGAGTCCCGCCGTGAGCCCCCAGCACAGCAGGGCGGCGCCAGAGAACGAGCCGAATGTCGCGGCGGGCATCCAGGAGGAGTAGCGCGAGCGCTCGCGGGCGGGCGCGTGCTCGATCACGTAGGCGACGGCGCCGGCGTACTCGCCGCCGGCGGAGAGGCCCTGGACGCTCCGAGCGAGGGTCAGCAGGAGAGGCGCGAGGACGCCCACCGCGCCGAACGTCGGCAGGAGGCCGATGGCCATGGTGGCGCCGGACATGAGGAGGACGGTCAGGGCCAGCACGCGCTTGCGGCCGATCCTGTCGCCGAGAACGCCGAAGACGGCGCCGCCGATGGGGCGGAGCGCGAACGCGACCGCGAAGACGGCGAAGGTCTGGAGCAGGCCGACGACGTTGTCGCCTGCGGGGAAGAAGGCATGCGCGAGCTGGGTCGCGAGGAAGCCGTACACGGCGAAGTCGAACCATTCGACGACGGTGCCGGCCGCTGCGGCGCCGGTGACCTTGCGGAGCACCGACTGGGTGACGGGGGCGGTCTGGCCGCCAGGGGTGGAGGGGTCTGCGGGGTTCATGTGGGGCTCCCGGGGAGGGTGGGGATCGTTCGGGGGCGTCCGAGGTGCTCGACGCCAGAGTATGCGCAGCGCCCGCCGTCGGACGAGGACGGCGGGCGCTGTACGGTGCGACTCAGGCCGGATCTGCGGGGGCCTCTACCTCACGCTGGGGATCCGAGAGGGTCTTCGGGACCGTGTCCTCGAACTGCGGGAGGCCGTTCAGGTACTCCACCACCGAATCCGTGGACTCCACGTCGCCGAACTTGTTGTCGATGTCGTAGAGGTTCCACTGCACGACGCCCGGGACGCGGTCGCCGATGGTCTCCTTGGCGATGATCGGGCGGAAGCCCTTCGCGATCGCGTCCTCGACCGTGTGGCGCACGCACCCGGCCGCGGTCGCGCCGGTCACGATCAGGGTGTCGATGCGGTTGGCGGTCAGAAAGAGCTCGAGGTTCGTCCCCGGGAACGCCGAGGCGCGGTTCTTCTCGATCACGACCTCGCCTTCTGCGGGCGCGATGCGGTCGTCGATCTGAGCCCAGTACGAGTCTGCCGGAAGGGTCTCCACGGGAATCTTCGAGTACCACAGACCCATGTCGTTCGTCCCGGAGGAGGCGTCGCGGTTGCGGTACACGTTCGTGGTGTAGAAGACCGGGACCCCCTTGGCGCGCGCGGCCTCGTTGATCCGCTGGACATTCGGGATGATCTCCTCCATGCCCGGGCAGCTGAACGGGTGGCCCGGCCGCGTCCAGGCGTTCGCGAGGTCGATGTGGATCACGGCGGGGCGGTTGCCGTAGCCGATCCGACGCTTGAAGCCGCGCTCGTTGTAGATGCCGGTGCCGGCTTCGAACGCCTCCTCCAGCACTGCGGCAAGACGGGTCTCGATGTCCTGGCCCACTGCGGTGTCCTGGCTCATGGTGCACTCCTTCGAATTTGCTCTGGGGGGATGTGTTTTGCTGGGCTAGCAACACGGAGAGGCTGTGATCTACCTCTCGTCAGTTGCTGTAGAAACAATCTATTTGCTTATAAAGCAACACACAAGAGGTGCGGCGAACCTTTTCTGCCGGCCCGGTCCTAGTCCTGGCGGACGGTGCGCGGGTTGACGTTGCGTGCCGCGAGAATGAGCAGCCCCGAGGCAAAAATGGGCACACAGCCGATCCAGAAGGCCGCCGTGCTCCACGTCCACCCGGCGCCCAGGGCGAGCGTGACGAGGAAGCTGCTGATGATCGCGCCGACTTGCCCGCCGGCGTTGATGATCGAGCCGCCGGTGGCCCTCGTCCGTACCGGGAAGCTCTCGCCGTTGAAGAACAGCAGCGCGGAGAACGGACCGATCAGGAAGAACAGGCCGGCGCTGTAGAGCGCGACGACGACTGCGAAGTCCCCCGACGGCGCGAGCAGCATGGCCGTGAAGGAGGCCCCGCACAGGATCCAGCCGATGGCGATCGTGTTGCGCCGGCCGATCCTGTCGCCCAGCCAGCCGTGGAACACGTAGCCGGCGAATGCGGTGGCGTTGGAGACCACGAGGATCACGAGGGCGTTCGTGAACGGGATGTCCTTGCCGTCCGGGGCGCTCAGGAGGGACGTCCCGAGGATTGCGAACACGAGCACGCCGACCCAGTTCAGCAGGAACGAGAGGCCGATCACCACGGTCGAGCGCAGCGACTCTCCCCGGAACGCCTCGGCGAGGGGGGAGCCGTTCGTGTTCGCGTGCCTGTGCGCCTCGAACTGCGGGCTCTCCTTGAGCCAGCGCCCCGCGATGACGATGAAGATGGCCGGGAACGCCGCCACGACGAAGCACAGCGCCCATCCGCCCACGGGGAACAGGAGGTAGATCGAGGCGGCCGCGAGCACCGAGCCGATCGGCCAGCCGGACTGGACGAGGGAGTAGATCAGGCCGCGGCGCCGTGCCTTGGCCGGATCGGCGTAGGCATGGGCGAAGAGCTCGTTGAGGTAGGCGGCGTTGACCGACTGCTCGGCGTAGCCGAGGCCGGCGGCCGAGCGCACGAGGATGAGCAGGACCACGCCGATCCCGCCCACGATGCCCACGGCCCAGCCCGCGACCGCGGTCAGGAGCGAGGCGATGGCCGCGCCGACGACGGAGATGAGGATGCCCTTCCGGCGCCCGATCCGGTCCACCAGGGGGCCGACGGCGAACGCCACGAGCGCCGTGCCGGCCGTGACCCACGTGTTGACCGCCGTGGACTGCGCCGGGGCCCAGCCCACCTCGGCGGCGAGGACCGGCAGCAGGTTGCCGAACAGGACGAAGTCGTACACGGCGAACGTCCACGCGAAGAAGCAGATCCACGTGGCGATGCGGACGTCCCGCGGTGTGAGCTGCCCCGCGGTGGCGGGCGCCGCCGTCGTGCGTGCGGCGGCCGACCCGGACGCCTTCGCCGGGTCGAGGGTGCTTTCCATCGGTTCCATGGGTACTCCTGGGGTGAGGTGGCTATGAGCCGGAGGTGTGGATGGGCATGGAAAGGGCGGCCGGGTGGGACGCTGTGCGTCCCCCCGGCCGCCCCAGTGACTGGATTCAATGCGGTACTGCTGGGTGTTGCGGAACTAGACGGTGGCGTAGATGGTCGTCGGGGACCGGCGCTCTGCGGTGCGTGCGGCGTCGACCGTCATTCTGGCGGGGTCGATCACCACTCCGTAGTCACGCTCGGCGGCCTCGAGGGTGGTGAAGCCGTCGAGGACGTCTTCGAGGACCTTCTCCGGATCCCGCCGGTGCGGGTCGCCGAAGCCGCCGCCGCTCGGAACGGTGATCTGGAGGGAGTCGCCTGCCAGCAGCTGGCGACCCGTGACCTTGGACGGCCAGGATTCCTCGCCGGCGCGGCCAGGGTTCTTCACGAGCGAGCCGTTGAGGCCTTCGTGCCCTCCGCACGCGCCCCACGGCACGTCCGACTCGTGGCGTTCGCCCTCGCAGGTGATTACGGTGTCCGTGAGGAAGGTGTTCTCCCGGACAATGCCGATTCCTCCGCGGAACTCACCGGCGGCCGCCGGCTCGGGCCGCAGCTCGTAGCGGTCGGTCCGCATCGGGAACCGCCACTCGAGCTCCTCGATCGGGTTGTTGCGGGTGTTGGCGATGAGGTTGTCCACGGAGTCCGGCCCGTCGCTCGTGGCGCGGGCGCCGTAGGAGCCTTCGTTGACCTCGAGGTACACCCAGTACTCGCCCTGCTTCTCGTCCCATCCCGAGTAGGAGATGAAGTGGATGTGGGCGGAGTTGCCAGCGGTGACGCGGTCGGGAATGACCGGGGCGAGGGCCCGGAGGGCAAGGTCGACGGCGCGCTGAACCTGGGAAAATCGCGAGAAGGTCGCAGCCGGGTACTTCGGGTTGAAGATGGTGCCCTCCGGGGCGATCACCTTCAGCGGCTTGAGCATCCCCTCGTTCTGCGGTACGAACACCGGGAACGCGACCTCGTCGAGGAACATCATCCGCGTGATGAAGGTGAACGCGGAGACCGTGGTGCCCTCGAAGGCACAGTTGTAGGCGGTGGGCACTTGTTCGGAGGACCCGGTGAGGTCGTAGGTGATCTCGTCGCCCTGCACGATCACCTTCACCGCGATCGGCAGTTTCTTGCCGTAGTTGCGGCCGTCGTCGTCCAGATAACCGACT
Proteins encoded:
- a CDS encoding aminopeptidase P family protein, whose product is MSIDTAVTNVAELERLKVLHNGTKGTLTFSDAEFERRLAGLRQIMAAKELDAVILTSYHGIKYYSDFLYTTFGRNYALVVTADDSVTVTANIDAGMPWRTSYGENIVYTDWRRDNFYFGLQEALRQRGVKAARLGVEDDALPTLTREKIAAAFPGAELLDVSQDAMRQRMIKSAEEIEVIKHGARIGDLGGEAIRSAIREGISEYEVALIGTEAMVHEIARTFPEREVRDTWVWFQSGINTDGAHNWATTRKLQKGDILSLNCFPMTSGYYTALERTLFLGQPDERSLELWNINVEVHRRGLELIKPGAVCKDIAAELNEIYISHGLLANRTFGYGHSFGVLSHYYGREAGLELREDIETVLEPGMVVSMEPMITVADGLPGAGGYREHDILVIGEDTVENITKFPFGPEKNIIEA
- a CDS encoding MFS transporter, which encodes MSTEHSPRLAAPTSAGLEADVSLNGQPSSAAPGGIGKDARRRVLWGSFIGNFVEWFDYAVYGYLASTIAAAFFPDSDRQTALLATFAVFAISFFVRPLGGFVWGHIGDRLGRRTALSLSILIMSGATFCIALIPPYAMIGVGAPITLLVIRVIQGFSAAGEYAGASAFLVEYAPAHRRGLYAAVVPASTAAGLLLGSLLAALLSIVLSDAQMAAWGWRLPFLLAAPMGLIGRYIRTKLEDTPVFRELAAEDEVIHAPVKDMFVKHWRSLLLAVGAVLLNAVGFYVILSYMPTYLSTELGFGATESFFATTIALLTYIGFIFLTGLASDRFGRKRVLLTASVLFILLTVPAFMLLDTGNFAVILLVEVFLGAMLTLNDGTLPSFLAELFPTRIRYSGFAVSFNLANAVFGGTAPFMATLLIGVLHTKLAPAWYLVAAAIVSLIAVLCAKETSRRPLAR
- a CDS encoding creatininase, translating into MPSSVFMEEIDAFTYREAIAAGAPIVIPVGSIEQHGPHLPLNTDVVLSRAMSERLAEAVGGLVAAPIVYGYKSQQRSGGGNHLGGTTSLDATTLISIARTLTLEFARHGARRLVFLNGHFENYQFLYEGVEQATSELALRGQDVSALLLSYWDFVDEGTIEEIYRGAFPGWDVEHGGVLETSLMLHLHPEGVQLERVMDLPAAQLPKYDVLPVRAELTPASGCLSSGAAASREAGALLLERTSAALAAEVDAELRSTAPLAVI
- a CDS encoding purine-cytosine permease family protein, translating into MSLRTQSKTEDATHVVEDVLQPVPESARTTKVSGQFWIWAGANVAPINWILGALGINMGLGLADTMTVLVIGNIIGMVGFGFFVLLGQKTGATGMLLARGAFGRRGAYLPAAIQALVAVGWSAVNTWVILDLVMALFGMIGWVDPTQQNLAWKIGIAAVIMGIQVTICYRGYGAIAKFERITMPPTLLVLVAMSIIAWTQLPIDWHYAGPAGAILTGGERIAAMSGIMTAIGIGWGIGWFTYAPDYSRFVSKSIPKKKLYLTSVLGQFLPVVWLGLLGASLATMNGTADPGELIVKSFGAMAIPVILLVIHGPIATNIINLYTFGVAAQALDIRIGRRALSIVVGCLSMVAVIFFLFAEDFATLLDSWLGAIVAWVATWGGIMAVHYFVFERRHKNFGYLFLDPKDTRLKAVNPIAIVAFVVGLFMTWMFMYGGDPALQGPVATAMGGVDLSWLAGTLTSGLLYLALGYPRFKSRIHHGVPLGIRADVSDEEYLASHGDASAHDGEHPASPAGSPAAVAP
- a CDS encoding PucR family transcriptional regulator; the protein is MSLPLSSILAGGVLAVGAPVVVGGGARVAQARVRWVHSSEVLEIAPLLSGGELLLTGGAALLALKPAAQAEYVWSLASRRVAALAVETAGTGRHLPAELVAAADEAGLPLIELRQVVPFVEVAEAVNRRIVSDQVTSLQLADRLSQALTERIASSGAQLGPLVELIAETLGLHARVVDSRGAVLASGGPEAPEGARGPDAELSVGGIGVARLELAGGPEADTELLETVLARVRSIVALALAQQHRPSLARLAEDELLRLIGAGGGGDRLIELSQAAGIRADQPVAMAVVRRPADGPSDIEQRARAALPSALLLVDGAWVDILMPLGGGGGEAERERVLGLLREAVGRAGLTGALGPTAPSVRQAAFSLAEARATWRLGRSSKWTDAIHDAADFLVERVAERSLTRGAVDSIVEESLGELIRLDQRTGGELVRTLDVWITAGCNASEAAEVLFLERQSLHKRLRRIFAAIGGDPRGRGKLGALAFAVKLVRGNAQLREDPRP
- a CDS encoding DUF2087 domain-containing protein; the protein is MQHVIQLLAALANGRARTRFAQVALAGEAGTPADAAADRLLRAAGVLEDLPGGAVKVDEAALAALLGEARAAVPSRPAGKVDLLPRQRALRIQVLRELAAAVLGEDERIPERELNARLGERALDIPGVRRALVDEGIVAREADGSAYWRPGEG
- a CDS encoding MFS transporter encodes the protein MNPADPSTPGGQTAPVTQSVLRKVTGAAAAGTVVEWFDFAVYGFLATQLAHAFFPAGDNVVGLLQTFAVFAVAFALRPIGGAVFGVLGDRIGRKRVLALTVLLMSGATMAIGLLPTFGAVGVLAPLLLTLARSVQGLSAGGEYAGAVAYVIEHAPARERSRYSSWMPAATFGSFSGAALLCWGLTAGLGAAAMNAWGWRIPFLVAAPLGIVAFYIRRRLDESPVFQAALEAQRGKEHAPLRRTFALQWRPMLILGGYIALTALSFYTFSTYMTTFLREVVKMPADLVLFSNVIALGFAAALAPVLGRVCDRIGRKPTMAASSLLLGGLAIPAYLLASGGTFGAALGGQALLAVGAVTANVVTAVLLSEVFPTEVRYTASAITYNVSYAVFGGTAPFVATWLIATTGNPMAPAIYLTLIAAGALIAAWLLPETAHRPLDGRTTAPHGSASQRA